Proteins found in one Candidatus Omnitrophota bacterium genomic segment:
- the kdpF gene encoding K(+)-transporting ATPase subunit F — protein sequence MTIIYWIGGIISILLFGYLLIALLKPEIFS from the coding sequence ATGACGATTATTTATTGGATAGGCGGTATAATTTCGATACTCTTATTCGGCTATTTATTGATTGCCCTGTTGAAGCCGGAGATCTTCTCATGA
- the kdpA gene encoding potassium-transporting ATPase subunit KdpA, whose translation MNWNNIIQAGIYLAVLLLLVKPLGTYMARIYEGNFTGLNAWFRPVERLIYRLSGIDPETGMPWKTYAAAAMIFNVIGIVVVYAIQRFQAQLPLNPMSMPPVAPDLAFNTAVSFATNTNWQSYGGETTLSYFTQMLALTVQNFVSAATGMAVLVALIRGFIQKQVNTIGNFWVDMVRSTLYILIPLSIILALLLVSQGVVQTIGPSVKAALLQPAKDADGKAITEQIIAVGPTASQIAIKQLGSNGGGFFNINSAHPLENPTPLSNLLEMLAIILIPAALCYTYGYMVKDKRQGWAILAAMFLIFIPCLWACMHFEQAGNPLLDKIGVDQRSNALQPGGNMEGKEARFGIANSAIWATTTTAVANGSVNAMHDSFMPLGGLIPMWLMQLGEVVFGGVGCGLYGMIAFVIVAVFIAGLMIGRTPEYLGKKIESYEMKMASIILLIPHMFVLTGTALGVVLPQVKSAIFNPGPHGFSEVLYAFSSCGNNNGSAFAGLSTNNLFYNIALAMAMFFARYWLLIPTLAIAGSLAKKKIVPVSQGTLPTHTPLFIVFLVMVILIVGALTFFPALALGPIAEHLTLIHL comes from the coding sequence ATGAATTGGAATAATATAATTCAAGCCGGAATTTATCTCGCGGTGCTGCTGTTATTGGTTAAACCGCTTGGAACTTACATGGCCCGCATATACGAAGGAAATTTTACGGGTCTTAATGCGTGGTTTCGCCCGGTCGAAAGATTGATTTATCGCTTATCCGGCATCGATCCTGAGACAGGCATGCCCTGGAAGACATACGCTGCGGCGGCAATGATATTTAATGTCATTGGTATAGTGGTTGTCTATGCTATCCAACGATTTCAGGCGCAGCTTCCTTTAAATCCGATGTCCATGCCGCCTGTAGCCCCGGATTTGGCGTTTAATACAGCGGTGAGTTTCGCGACGAATACGAACTGGCAGAGCTACGGCGGCGAAACAACCTTAAGTTATTTTACTCAGATGCTTGCCTTGACCGTGCAAAATTTTGTATCCGCGGCAACAGGCATGGCAGTATTGGTAGCTCTTATCAGAGGGTTTATCCAAAAACAAGTAAATACAATAGGTAACTTCTGGGTTGACATGGTCAGGTCGACACTCTATATACTTATTCCACTATCAATAATCTTAGCCCTGCTTCTAGTGTCACAAGGGGTTGTCCAAACAATTGGTCCCAGCGTAAAAGCCGCGTTGCTTCAGCCAGCCAAAGATGCGGATGGAAAAGCTATTACAGAACAAATTATCGCCGTTGGCCCTACCGCCTCGCAGATAGCAATAAAACAATTGGGAAGTAACGGCGGAGGGTTCTTTAATATCAATTCTGCCCATCCGCTTGAGAATCCCACGCCGCTGTCCAACTTATTAGAAATGCTTGCCATTATCCTTATACCAGCCGCTTTATGCTATACCTACGGCTATATGGTTAAGGATAAGCGTCAGGGGTGGGCAATTCTCGCAGCAATGTTTCTTATATTTATCCCGTGTCTTTGGGCTTGTATGCACTTTGAGCAAGCCGGTAATCCTCTTCTTGATAAAATAGGGGTAGACCAGCGCTCAAACGCTCTTCAGCCGGGCGGCAATATGGAGGGCAAGGAAGCCCGTTTCGGGATCGCGAACTCTGCAATCTGGGCAACAACTACAACCGCTGTCGCCAACGGCTCGGTGAATGCAATGCACGACTCCTTCATGCCTCTAGGAGGGTTAATACCGATGTGGCTTATGCAATTAGGAGAGGTTGTCTTCGGCGGGGTGGGATGTGGCCTTTATGGCATGATCGCTTTCGTTATCGTCGCTGTATTTATAGCAGGCCTTATGATAGGCCGGACTCCTGAATATCTGGGTAAGAAGATAGAATCCTACGAAATGAAAATGGCTTCTATTATTCTGTTAATCCCGCACATGTTCGTTCTTACAGGGACCGCACTAGGAGTTGTCTTGCCTCAGGTAAAATCAGCTATTTTTAATCCCGGACCTCACGGTTTTAGTGAGGTACTTTACGCTTTTTCTTCCTGCGGAAACAATAACGGAAGCGCATTCGCAGGGCTTTCCACAAATAATCTCTTTTACAATATAGCGTTAGCGATGGCAATGTTCTTTGCTAGGTACTGGCTTCTTATTCCCACGCTCGCGATTGCCGGTTCGCTTGCTAAGAAAAAAATTGTACCAGTAAGCCAGGGAACTCTACCTACGCATACGCCGCTTTTTATAGTATTTTTGGTTATGGTTATATTAATTGTAGGGGCGCTCACATTCTTCCCAGCGCTGGCGCTCGGGCCTATCGCTGAACACTTGACGCTTATTCATTTATAA
- the kdpB gene encoding potassium-transporting ATPase subunit KdpB — MSQKRSHKTKSLFDPAIVIPAIVDSIKKLNPQHQIKNPVMFVVLVGSVFTTGLYIQAIAARGEAPASFILAITLWLWFTLIFANFAEAMAEGRGKAQAASLRKAKRDTPAKKLSGPKYGLSYEIVSATTIRKGDIVLIETGDIIPMDGEIIEGVASVDESAITGESAPVIREAGGDRNAVTGGTRVLSDWLVVRISSNPGDTFLDRMIAMIEGAKRQKTPNEIALSILLAVFTIIFLLATVTLLPFSIYSVLSAGHGVPITVTVLVALLVCLIPTTIGGLLPAIGIAGMDRMIQANVIATSGRAVEAAGDVDVLLLDKTGTITLGNRQAVAFMPAEGVKIESLADAAQLSSLSDETPEGRSIVILAKEKYGIRERHIHELEAKFIPFTAQTRMSGVDLGDGRQIRKGAADAIEEYVKKLGGYFPEDLKLNIQTIAKTGGTPLVVAEHKNVLGVIQLKDIVKGGIKERFAELRRMGIKTIMITGDNPLTAAAIAAEAGMDDFLAQATPETKLKLIREMQLGGRLVAMTGDGTNDAPALAQADVAVAMNTGTQAAKEAGNLVDLDSNPTKLIEIVEIGKQLLMTRGSLTTFSIANDVSKYFAIIPAAFVGTYPQLNALNIMHLTTPASAVLSAVIFNAIIIILLIPLALRGIPYKPMPANRLLRDNLLIYGIGGIIAPFIGIKLIDMLLAALHLV; from the coding sequence ATGAGCCAGAAAAGAAGCCATAAAACGAAATCATTATTTGACCCGGCTATTGTTATTCCGGCGATTGTGGATTCGATAAAAAAATTGAATCCTCAGCATCAGATTAAGAATCCTGTGATGTTTGTGGTATTAGTGGGGAGCGTATTCACTACAGGGTTATATATTCAGGCTATTGCCGCGCGCGGGGAAGCGCCGGCAAGCTTTATTTTGGCCATAACGTTATGGCTTTGGTTTACGCTCATTTTCGCTAATTTCGCGGAGGCCATGGCTGAAGGCCGCGGCAAGGCACAGGCCGCGAGCCTGAGGAAGGCAAAACGAGATACACCGGCAAAAAAACTCTCGGGCCCCAAATACGGTTTAAGCTATGAAATAGTTTCAGCGACTACGATAAGAAAGGGCGATATTGTTCTTATCGAGACGGGTGACATAATACCGATGGACGGCGAGATTATTGAGGGAGTGGCGTCCGTAGACGAAAGCGCTATCACCGGGGAGAGTGCCCCTGTTATTCGTGAAGCGGGCGGAGACCGCAACGCCGTTACCGGCGGCACCAGAGTGCTTTCAGACTGGCTGGTAGTACGCATCAGTTCAAATCCCGGCGACACGTTTCTGGACCGGATGATCGCCATGATAGAAGGGGCCAAAAGGCAAAAGACCCCTAACGAAATAGCCCTTAGCATTTTACTCGCGGTCTTTACCATCATATTTCTTTTAGCTACGGTAACGCTCTTGCCATTTTCGATCTACAGCGTTTTAAGCGCGGGACATGGAGTGCCGATTACGGTAACCGTATTGGTGGCGCTCTTGGTATGCCTCATACCGACTACCATAGGAGGCCTTCTACCCGCCATAGGCATAGCCGGTATGGACAGGATGATCCAGGCAAACGTTATCGCTACTTCAGGCCGCGCGGTCGAGGCGGCAGGGGATGTCGATGTCCTGCTGCTCGATAAAACAGGCACCATAACACTTGGGAATAGGCAGGCGGTGGCTTTTATGCCGGCCGAAGGCGTGAAGATCGAATCGTTGGCGGACGCGGCGCAGCTCTCTTCCTTATCCGATGAGACTCCCGAAGGCAGAAGCATCGTCATATTGGCTAAAGAGAAATACGGCATAAGAGAGCGGCATATACATGAATTGGAAGCGAAATTCATTCCTTTCACCGCCCAGACAAGGATGAGCGGAGTGGACCTGGGAGACGGCAGGCAGATCAGGAAAGGCGCAGCCGACGCGATAGAGGAGTATGTGAAAAAGCTCGGAGGATATTTTCCGGAAGACTTGAAATTAAATATTCAGACCATAGCCAAGACCGGCGGCACGCCGCTCGTGGTGGCGGAACATAAGAATGTCTTAGGTGTCATTCAACTAAAAGATATAGTGAAGGGCGGCATCAAGGAGCGTTTCGCGGAACTCCGCCGTATGGGGATCAAGACCATAATGATTACAGGGGATAATCCTTTAACGGCCGCCGCTATAGCAGCCGAGGCGGGGATGGATGATTTTTTGGCGCAGGCTACGCCTGAAACCAAGCTTAAGCTTATCCGCGAAATGCAGCTTGGCGGCAGGCTTGTGGCAATGACCGGAGACGGCACTAATGACGCTCCGGCTCTCGCGCAGGCGGATGTCGCGGTTGCCATGAATACGGGAACGCAAGCCGCCAAAGAGGCCGGAAACCTTGTAGATCTCGATTCCAACCCTACGAAATTAATTGAGATCGTCGAGATCGGAAAACAGCTGCTCATGACTCGAGGCTCGTTGACTACCTTCAGCATTGCCAATGACGTCTCAAAATACTTTGCCATTATTCCCGCGGCATTCGTGGGGACGTACCCGCAACTGAATGCGCTTAATATAATGCATCTCACCACGCCGGCAAGCGCCGTTCTATCCGCGGTTATCTTTAACGCGATTATCATAATATTGCTGATTCCGCTGGCCCTGCGAGGTATACCTTATAAACCGATGCCGGCAAACCGCCTTTTGAGGGATAATCTCTTGATCTATGGCATAGGCGGCATTATTGCGCCGTTTATAGGAATAAAATTAATCGATATGTTATTGGCCGCTTTACATTTGGTTTAG
- the kdpC gene encoding potassium-transporting ATPase subunit KdpC, whose protein sequence is MFKEQLKSALLVFIILTVITGILYPLFITGIAQVLFHAKADGSLIYRDGKITGSAFIGQQFDDPKYLWGRISATSPVAYNASSSSGSNIGPSNPALLEAVKARIEKLRAADPKNRAPIPVDLVTSSASGLDPHISPSGAYYQIVRIAKQRRLSVNIVRNIIDRNTTPRLFGMLGEPVVNVLKVNLDLDSYRK, encoded by the coding sequence ATGTTTAAAGAGCAGCTAAAGTCCGCGCTTCTTGTTTTCATAATTTTGACGGTGATTACAGGTATTTTGTATCCGCTCTTCATTACAGGAATCGCTCAGGTACTTTTCCACGCAAAGGCCGATGGCAGCTTAATATATAGAGACGGAAAAATAACCGGTTCAGCCTTTATAGGACAACAATTTGATGATCCTAAGTACCTATGGGGACGAATTTCGGCTACATCGCCCGTAGCGTATAATGCTAGTTCATCATCTGGTTCAAACATAGGGCCGTCCAACCCCGCGCTTTTAGAAGCCGTAAAGGCGCGTATTGAAAAACTGCGCGCAGCCGATCCTAAAAACAGGGCGCCGATACCCGTAGACCTGGTGACGTCGTCGGCAAGCGGGCTCGATCCGCATATAAGTCCCTCCGGAGCGTATTATCAGATCGTGAGGATTGCGAAACAGCGAAGGCTGTCTGTAAATATTGTAAGAAATATTATAGACAGGAATACGACACCACGTTTATTCGGCATGCTGGGCGAGCCGGTGGTAAACGTTTTAAAGGTGAATTTAGATTTGGACTCTTATAGGAAATAG